The genome window TACAgtagatgattccttattggtgcaccatgcatcctgagtgctgggatcaGATGGTGCAATGGTGGTGCTCGTGGGACGAGACACACAACACTTGCTGGACCAGCGTTTTATGATGCAAGGTGTCTCCCACCACTACAGCAGTCACAGCCTAACCAAATACGCATAAGCATGGGTACACGGTTCTTTTATTTAGTCTAACTTTCGATTATGCATGATTTCTAACCACCTTGTTGGTTTTCTCGTAGTCGGCATCACATTGTGGCCACCTTGCTCCATCTTATTGgtgtatgctatggcccacaagggcaaggcAACATCTGACGTCACCTACAACTCGGAGGACGGCCCCGAGGCGTACAACAACCCCACTGTCCACATacgcctcagtgagtacaccgccatggcaaaGGAGGTCTATGGGCCAGAATACGatgcgaggaccgaggacatcgatagagatgtcctcatgagggttggAGAACGCAAGATGCATGggtggtactggattgccgacatgCAATCGACTTGTCctgcactcccactctgtctcaggtgcgagcaaggagcgcgAGCGTGAGCCTAGCTATATGATCTCAGCAAGACAACTCACAACATCGCATACAAGAACTCTAGGTTATTCCTTACCTATTCGTCATTCaattattattatatatcttttctttgcattatcgtaacattagggaaaAAATTGTAGACTCaattagaagaagagaggaggcaaCATGTGGagttggaggcgaggatgatgggcGAGTAGATGGATCGCTTGGCCGATCAAtagaggatggcagagatgttttattacatgcagagccttggtgcCACATCGGGCTATGCTCCACCACATCTGCTGTTCCCTATAGCTGAACCTCCTTAGTtttctactcctgtgagtatgaaAATGTTAGTCGTGTATGATATATATATTCAACTGGTGGCACACATGCAATCGTTTCTCCATGCAGAATCAATTGGCGGCATCAAACAACCCTCATGGTTCGCCTAACCCTTCGCGAACCAGTCCAACTGGCTACTTCGCTGATGTTCTAATAACTTAGTTGCGAGACATTTTTATGGCATACATTTGATGTTTGTGGACTTATTTCTGTGAGATCTTGTGAGTTTTATGAACTATTTTGTGATACGTGAGACTGGTGTGGGGGCCCATTGGAGCTTCTTTTGCCAAAGTGTCTGCTGGTCTGACACTCGTCAAAGGCTCGATCACCGTCACTTGGTGCCATCACGACGACTTTTCTTTGCAGAGTGTCAAATGGCATTTGACAAAGACTTTACCGAGTGCTCGAAATAAAATACTCGGCAAAGTGGTTGTTGCTAATAAACTGTTCATCGAGTCCtttttgtcgagtgttacactcggtaaAGATTTTTTGGAGTGTTGAGGCGTTGAGCAAAGAACTCTGTAGTTATAGCTTTACCTTTATCAGCTATGATCCTCTAGTGCATCCTTTCTGTGATACCACGAAACTATATTATATTTTGGCTTTCATGTTTAAATCTTATGAGTTGTCGCAATTTCGTTACCCACATGCATGTTAAGTTTTTTAAACTCTGTTGCTTATTCTATATTAATGATATCCAGTTTTTCTTTTATAATGTTTTTAAAAGGATTTCAGGTACGTACGTGTTTACATTAGTTATTACTTTCGTTTGTGTCTTGCACTACAACATTCAAGATGTTAAATTTTCTCTATCAACGAAGAATTATACATATATAGTTCGTTTAGGGTATTTACATATAAAGTACTAATATTAGTATGTCATGATATTTCAGTTGAAATGTAGAACCTTATCTAAATCGGAAGCTTATATAGGTAAATAATTAGTTATAGGGTTTGAATGTAATTTTAAAAAATGTCAGTGACATTGCTACCTGGTTTGGCAAAGCATTTtttttgtgtgcgtgtgtgtgtgaAAGCATTTTTTTTGTCAGTGACTGCCTTGATTTCAGTGGGATCTGGGCTTGACAGTCCGACAGGCGACATACAAATCCGGTGGGTTTAGAAAGCCTTTGAtttatatattactaatacataTCCGGTGGGTTTAATCTGTCTGACCAAGAACCTGCATATATATTACTAATATATAGCATTATAAGCATGTTAAACCTTATATTCATTTTAGGACTACATCTACACTCTCTCATAAAATTATATAAAACTAGTTATAATGAGGAATTTTTTATGTTATATATACTCTCATTACCTAATGCTGTCTTGGACATGATGATGTACGGCTGCGCGGCTACCTAATTATGCCTTCCGTCGGTGCacgcgcatgcatgcatgcatgtgtggTTGGTGAGCCGCGATGGCGTAGTGTCGTGTCGGTGCAGCAGGCAGCAGCTAGGTCGACATGAAGACGAGTGTGTTGATGGCTAGTGCGGGCTCTAGCTAGCGTTTTGCTGCTAGCTGGCAGCTGAGACTGTCCGCAACCGTTCCCCCTAAATGTTACTATGCAGCCACGTCAGCAAGATTCCATCTTCTATATTCACTCGTCCCGCAACCGTTCCCTCTATACTTTCCCCTATATATCCCTCTACTCATTAAAAAACCATTTCCATATAACTAACTTTAACCAACTTCAATTTTGATTTTCTTTCATTATTTTGCACACGTTCGACATGTTACGCATGTATTCAAAAATCAAATTTATAAAAAATAATTACTTTACAATTACTTCCACAAAAAATATATAACAACTATTATTTTACAATACATTCGAATTTGCATATTTTCGTGATGACGTTTTATCCGTcctgggaaaacaaatcaaatttcCTGCAAACCAAATTGCACTAGTCGTATGCGGCAAGCCGCACTTGTCTTGCAACGAAAGACATGTTTGTCTTTCGTGGGAATCCACTAGCTTGCACCTGAAGCCGCATTCCTCTCCCCTATATATATGCAATCCATCTCTTCACAAATGCAACAACAAACTTCACTACATCAACAATTCAAACATTTCACAGTATATCTCACAGCCATAGCGATGAAGACTCTTACTCGAGTGATAGTGAGGACGAAACACTTATGCTTGTCAATCTTCTTGTCCTCAACATAGAGGCCAGACGCCACCTCCAACGACGGTCCCGTTTGCCTCGGCGGGTTATTCATAGAGATCATTTTCGTGGAGAAAATCTTATCCATCATCACTACTTCGCCGAGAACCCTGTGTATCCACCCCACGTCTTTCGTAGAAGGTACCCACTACTTATTATTCGAATACGGTTTAATATTTGCAATTTCATTACAAATATTCTTTATTATAAACTTAGGTTCCGCATGAGTAGGCCTCTCTTCCTGAGAATCTTGCAAGGTCTTCAACAACATGATTCGTACTTTACACAACGGGTAGACGCAACTAGTATGCCTGGTCTAGGTCCACTACAAAAAGTATGTGCGGCAATGCGGGTACTAGCATATGGGTTACCTTCAGATGCTGTAGACGAGTACATTCAAATAGGGGAGTCGACAGCTAGGGAATGCCTTCATCATTTATGTCGAGGTATCATTGCATACTTCAGTGGCTGGTATTTACGAACTCCTAACGAAGCTGACATAACACGCATCATGCACCATAGCGAATCAAGAGGTTTCCCAGGGATGTTGGGTTCTatagattgcatgcattgggagtggcggAACTGTCCTACCGCATGGCGTGGTCAGTTTTGTGGCAGAAATGGTCGAGCATCTATGATCCTAGAAGCTGTGGCAACGTATGACCTTTGGATTTGGCATGCTTTCTTTGGCATGCCCGGGACAAACAACGACGTCAACGTGCTCCACCGATCACCAGTTTTCGACCCCATGACATCTGGCCGAATGCCACCTGTGCATTACACAATAAATGGTAATGCATATAACTTCGGATATTACCTTGCTGATGGTATTTACCCGAACTGGCCAACTTTCGTAAAAGCTATAAGGCACCCATATGAGGAAAAGAAAGTGTATTTCACACAAATGCAGGAAAGTTGTCGAAAAGATATTGAGCGTGCATTTGGAGTTCTTCAAGCTAGGTGGGCGGTGCTACGAGGTCCAGCATATGGTTGGGATCGAAATCGTTTAACTGAAATTATAACAGCTTGCATCATaatgcacaacatgattgttgAAGACGAAGGGCCGTTTGCAGCTAATACTGATTTTGGAGATAACACTTCAACCAGCCAAGCACCACAACTAATTGCTGAAGGAAGGGTAGAATGGGTGATTAACCACTTCGATCTTCGTCGCCAAGAAAGATCGTGCTCCCTCCAAAATGATCTTGTCGAGCATTTGTGGGCTCGGCGTGGAAGCATGTAAACTTCACCAGTCGTATGCTAAAGTTTATTGAAACTTGATTCTACTATGTGTAATTTCCATTCGCAAGTCCTACGTATCGGTTCTGAAATAAAGAAGTTCGTCATTGGAAACCTGTACTTGTTCGTTCAACACAATAACATGAACACTTCTAACGATTTGTACACATCACAAGCGATTCCAAGCTCAACACGCAGCAAATATATGAAAATTAAAGCAAACATGTTCACAGCAACTGGAAATAATTATTGTCGATTACAACACCTTAGAACAAACAGAACTGCACGACTGTCCTTGACGACTTATGGTTCGAACAAATAATATAATGGTCTGCCAAACAAATGTAACGTTCTCACATAACCAAATAATACAAACAGGTTCGGTAAAACAAGATCAAGTTACGAGTAACCAAATATATCTTTCACTCGTAACCAAATATGAATTCTTGCAACTTCTGTTTTTGTTTTTGCATCATAATCCAAACTTGGGGTTGGACATCTTCTTCATTCGTTGCCTCCAGCCTTTGTAATCTTTTTTCAGCAGATTCTAGTTCTTGAAGTTTCAATTCCCTTTTTCGTATGATGACCTTTTCGGCTTCCAATTCTAACCTCTTTTTCTCCATTTCCCTGTCTTCTTCTGTGTACTTCTCTTTTTTTGCACCCTTTTCTATGGACCTCTGAATTTGTTTTTCAGTTATTTCTTGCAAACGGCTGAGGTACTCTGGAGATGAAGAAGATGCAGGTTTGTTTCTCTCTGATTTACTGAAATCACGACCACGCGGCCGTTTTCCTGTCAACCCTGCTGATGAACTATCATTTTCAGTTGTCGGAGCAGACAGAGTACCTGTTGACCCAACTGGATTTGCATTCAATCCGCGGAACGATTGTCCACTACAAATGCTCTCCCATTTCGGTTCTCCCTTTAGTTGGTGCCAGCAATGCATGTACTGGAAATTTTTGTTCTCCTCGTGTGCAAATAATGTTGCTGCCTTCGAAGTCTGTACAAATTATGGTTTAATTTTACAAATGTGGTAACATGTATATAGAATCATTTGTAAATGATTTAAAGTCGGGAAAATTTGGGTTACCTTGTCGTCATCAGTTAACCCACTTTGTTTCTCTCTAAGAACTCTTGCATAGTACCCAGCAAACTTACTTACATCTGCTCTTATCTTGTCCCATCTGCTGCTAAGCGCTCTGTTCACTCGGCAAGGAAAGTTCCCCCTCTGATCGTTGTATCTTTTTTCAATTCTAGCCCAAAGGCCCTCCCTACGTTGCCCAGTGTACACAACAGGGTCACTGCTAATTTGCAACCAGGTTGTGCAAAGTAGAAGATCTTCAGGGCCAGTAAAGTTTTGTTCCTTAGCCTTTTTGGGTTTTTGTATAGGAGGTGCATTCTTTTCAGGACTATTGATGTCTTGAACACTATGTTCTGCATCTGAGTCCAAATTCACAGGTATGGAAGGTATAGTATTGGAACCCTGCAATGGTGTACTGGTATTGGATGGTGGAATGCAATCAGGAAATGGGTTAACTTCTGGTGGCCCAAGAGGATTCCTGACAAAATTCAAGTAATGATTCCAGTACATAGCTGATTGAGAGGCCGGAATCATGGAAGATTGGGAAGAAGTATTCCCTGTATGCATGGGTGCCCACATTGTTGTCGGACCTTGAGCAGGGTTTGGAAAATTCAGGTTTCCCACGAGGTTACAATCCATAGCACTCTGCTGCATGTAAGCCGTGGGCCACATAGGGGGTGGAGGAACAAACTGCTGGCCAATAGATGAATTTGACATGGGCTGAGAAGAAGTCGCATTGTTTGATGGGTCCATTCTAGTAAGGGTGGACAGGGGACAGATTAAGTCAGATGGTAATATGAGTTAcatttgagcataagcatttgaACTAATGATTTAGAAATCAAACATAAAAAGCAGTAACAATTATAATAAAAGGTTCGCATTAACGGTTACAGTACTAAACCAAACACATGAGAGTTGCTACTGAGCAAAGTTCACAGACTACAATTATTCCTTACATCGAACTAAGTACTTCTTCGGACAGTGTACTGCTTAGACATAGACATACATGACATATGGGTGTTCAAAAGGATGTCATGTACCTTTCACTGGCAACATAACCCTAAAACATATTCCAGTAGCTATTACGGGTAGACCTATCTGAATCACTGAAATACCATTCGTCACTCACGTCGgggcagtagaactcctcttcGTCAACAGAAGGATCAGTAACTGTTGGAGGGGGTGACGGAGAGGGAGGATCAACAGTGATGTCATCCCACTCGTACTTAGCTACTTCTGGAaaggcttggacttttgcctctaAGGCATCCTGCTGAAGCAACTCTAGTTTATCTTTGATAGCAAACAATGTCCTAGCTAGGATTTCTTCATCATGCATGTGGTCTAATGCATGCTCAACTAAACCCCCCAGGGATTTTGTGGCATCCTCTGTACAGTCGACAAGGACTTTCATCAAAGCCTTCATCTTATCTTCTTGGGAGGATGCCATTAACAAATGGGCTGCAAACATTTAATTTATGAAGTAACATGTTCAAACCCTTTAAAAGCATATGCATTCTTGTAATGACAAAAGTTTGCATATAAAATTACATACAAATTTTGTTTCAACCACAAGGGTGTCATAAAAACATGCAATAACATTACAAACTTGTAGCAAATATAAGGGATGTAGAAACTAGAGATTCGAAATCATAACTGATATGTACAATCACTTTCCTAAGATCTATCATAATGATGATCAAATGT of Zea mays cultivar B73 chromosome 8, Zm-B73-REFERENCE-NAM-5.0, whole genome shotgun sequence contains these proteins:
- the LOC103635472 gene encoding protein ALP1-like — translated: MLVNLLVLNIEARRHLQRRSRLPRRVIHRDHFRGENLIHHHYFAENPVYPPHVFRRRFRMSRPLFLRILQGLQQHDSYFTQRVDATSMPGLGPLQKVCAAMRVLAYGLPSDAVDEYIQIGESTARECLHHLCRGIIAYFSGWYLRTPNEADITRIMHHSESRGFPGMLGSIDCMHWEWRNCPTAWRGQFCGRNGRASMILEAVATYDLWIWHAFFGMPGTNNDVNVLHRSPVFDPMTSGRMPPVHYTINGNAYNFGYYLADGIYPNWPTFVKAIRHPYEEKKVYFTQMQESCRKDIERAFGVLQARWAVLRGPAYGWDRNRLTEIITACIIMHNMIVEDEGPFAANTDFGDNTSTSQAPQLIAEGRVEWVINHFDLRRQERSCSLQNDLVEHLWARRGSM